The Setaria italica strain Yugu1 chromosome IX, Setaria_italica_v2.0, whole genome shotgun sequence genome has a window encoding:
- the LOC101785239 gene encoding uncharacterized protein LOC101785239 isoform X3, which produces MEAAAAAAATPERETSAEWGDGVVALGFRVKASSRESPSQKAGNVLEADLRSHWSTATNTKEWILLELQEPCLLSHVRIYNKSVLEWELTAGLRYKPDAFVKVRPRCESPKRDVVYAANHTPCRYLRISCLRGNPIAIFFIQLYGIPVPGLEPELQPLLSYLLPQITSAKQPPSQNMHLQLLKDIASRLPPFLPQIEADLNSIADTPESSVRFLALLAGPFYPILHLVNERDPTRSLFPSADSDALRTSPAATPTISSNFEAQPRRSRSPSSVQPASYLLAFRSETAVLLLRKAHKDKTLGVVCLRASKVLQKLLEPEPFLDKSMSNGVMLSSHACDEIPKSDASSLVLSTDYSCMFGEEFSLLENHFDGSFLSILDIAAVEEGILHVLYAAASQPLLCRKLAEVTSDIWSVLPLVQALLPALRPSLSPGPTEQIDDSFSQWNHPNVQHALSQIVTMSVSSSVLHPLLRACAGYLSSYLSSHVKTACVLLDLCRGPLAPWIPMITAKVDLAVELLEGLLGIIQEAGQYLARSRAALKYVLLAISGHMDDVLTEYKEVMHKLLFILEMLDPFIDPPTSVLKDTVIFGGITAIYLEKQSSASDIALNIIRTAVKRADVLPSLELEWRRGAVAPSVILSILDPHMPLPPDIDLCRSSVHEINNASLAVLDNPAPQTCNPENIDGRDASETTIRAESFEQYNFLFAPEELNQSELTGLCTLKEKGCDVITQTSLDQDNPEGRRTNEKLSSEPFLLDNIAAADYFDAQADYQQLENYQDCELRALEFHRLALNLCMQQEPTFEGHNAGIDALLLAAECYVNPFFLLDFQPNLERLEKIERIHSELMQGNASIVSKNLHLKDLDRKAMSNLEKKRDRSVIDLLLQAARFDCEYQEKIPEGEPYPNNAEDGERSVEISQEALQFADAVTLVRKNQAMLCHFIMKQFQRKGHLCSEILLQSLLFLLHSATELFCPPENVIDIILKSAENLNEQLACLYSCVNAGKKNLDRVKVHGLRRRWTLLQKLVLASSGSDNTREIARTKRDGFRFRSLVPPSTWIQKISDFSRFSSPLPRFLGWMAVSRYAKEYLNERLFLASDFSQLTSLLSIYMDELCLMDGVSTQKVRPAKGEQSNCKHLLLKKETTLSDQRSMAKQFKILLPELHFFFPSMSRLFNAFGESILEAVGLQLKCLPNNAVPDVLCWFSELCLWPYLERIKEHLVAANRISYLRGNIAANVKAVVFYLLESIITEHMEAIIPEMPRIVHILVSLCRASYTDVAFLKSVLCLMKPLISYFLRKGTDNTKVLGHVMEGSNFELLCFEELFEIVRCGKDLEDTSVDKIQVPLLIFILGSMFPDFSFERRIEMLSSLLVWVDCISSDPPSLLCSYLQGFQTLLDGCETVLVQNIELLGVSILSATSQSVESTDSLGVDGIMQLEKNTQDSEEQILVKSTAYYENDGSRKGVYSLHPSSIIEFCGAMEKFISHLTPSIEGSWKWHHQLASGLSLSIAKCLLFANFLKSIAQEETVSSSSEQDVAVKISSELAQKHWQSALEGLGKIILANQETQCWQVASAMLDYIMSMPNVLAWGNVLSATCSAVKGFCSHAPRISWRLQTDKWLSLLVSGGIESFNNSETCLIDLFCTMLSHSEPEQRSIALQQLGRIINSTSSTEADLKSPTYDPNFLTSVSTVTSLLVTHTWDRVAALALHDSSMLLRNHAMALLTEYVPYVDRKHLQSFLASSNSILNGLGQLSGVVEEGYFTRMSLLLLSRACLYSTPGDIALLPECVWQKLENMQTSSGGFGYMEKDLCRALCQLRSESDAKTVVKEVLSGSTCQAVSPDFKSIRDSILQVMSSLSSIEAYFEFFSAKSAQENEELEEAEIELELIEKEKSVHNFVVHRGDTVVPDMPSYHKGGNDVNKRLQQVRENIRSLEKSRLKEEITVRRQKKLLIRHAREKYLEETSSREMELMQELDRFGPVFLFLWHVDTIEMFVPISLLYLCRERGLEMEREVERQRQLDIERAKSRELQFNLDLEKEKQTQRELQRELEQVELGRSSSRREFSANPNSRSRERYRERDGGRAQQEAGSLRSSSRGHEGGSAQATAPAGGPPVVLAGTRSFSGGNLPTILQPRDRAAAAADDDNAWTEGSRDFGDASSIGDPEFDGPRPQGPRGGSGGGKSSSSRQVVERRERDGTSAGTGRREGKWERKQHS; this is translated from the exons atggaggcggcggcggctgcggcggcgacgccggagaGGGAGACGTCGGCGGAGTGGGGCGATGGCGTGGTGGCGCTGGGTTTCCGGGTGAAGGCATCCTCTCGCGAGTCGCCGTCGCAGAAGGCGGGGAACGTGCTGGAGGCCGACCTGCGCTCCCACTGGTCCACCGCCACCAACACCAAGGAATGGatcctccttgagctccag GAGCCGTGCCTCCTCTCCCACGTCCGCATCTACAACAAGTCCGTCCTCGAATGGGAGCTCACCGCCGGTCTGCGCTACAAGCCCGATGCCTTCGTCAAGGTGCGCCCGCGCTGCGAGTCCCCCAAGCGCGACGTGGTCTACGCCGCCAACCACACCCCTTGCCGCTACCTCCGCATCTCCTGCCTTCGCGGCAACCCCAtcgccatcttcttcatccagCTCTATGGCATCCCCGTGCCTGGCCTTGAACCTGAGCTCCAGCCTCTGCTCAGCTACTTGCTCCCGCAAATCACATCGGCCAAACAACCCCCGTCTCAGAACATGCACCTCCAG TTGCTTAAAGACATCGCGAGCAGGCTACCTCCATTTCTGCCCCAGATTGAG GCTGACCTTAATAGCATCGCAGACACCCCAGAGAGCAGTGTGCGTTTCTTGGCTCTGCTTGCTGGTCCATTTTATCCGATCCTTCACCTTGTAAATGAAAG GGATCCTACCAGATCATTGTTCCCTTCTGCTGATTCAGATGCCTTGAGAACTAGTCCGGCTGCTACACCAACCATTTCTTCAAACTTTGAG GCACAACCTAGGAGATCACGGAGTCCATCATCTGTTCAGCCTGCTTCATATTTACTGGCTTTTCGATCTGAAACGGCTGTGCTCCTCTTAAGGAAAGCACATAAAGACAAAACTCTTGGAGTTGTTTGCCTCCGA GCATCAAAAGTATTGCAAAAACTCTTGGAGCCTGAGCCATTTCTAGACAAATCAATGTCTAATGGTGTCATGCTATCGAGCCATGCCTGTGATGAAATTCCTAAAAGTGATGCTTCCAGTCTAGTACTTTCTACAGACTACTCTTGTATGTTTGGAGAGGAATTTAGCCTATTAGAAAATCATTTTGATGGTTCATTCCTGAGTATTTTGGATATCGCTGCTGTGGAAGAAGGCATTCTTCATGTACTGTATGCGGCTGCTTCACAG CCTCTGTTATGTCGCAAGCTTGCTGAAGTTACTTCAGACATTTGGTCTGTCTTACCACTTGTCCAAGCTCTACTTCCAG CACTTCGCCCTTCACTCAGTCCTGGTCCTACTGAGCAGATTGATGATTCTTTTAGCCAATGGAATCATCCAAACGTTCAGCATGCTCTGTCCCAG ATTGTTACAATGTCAGTATCGTCATCAGTTTTACATCCTCTTCTCAGAGCTTGTGCTGGTTATCTTTCATCCTACCTTTCATCACAT GTGAAAACAGCCTGTGTTTTGCTCGACTTGTGTCGGGGGCCATTGGCACCATGGATTCCCATGATAACAGCAAAG GTAGATCTTGCAGTTGAACTTCTGGAGGGCCTCCTGGGTATCATCCAG GAAGCTGGCCAATATCTTGCTCGTTCTCGAGCAGCGCTGAAGTATGTTCTCTTGGCAATTTCTGGGCATATGGATGATGTGCTCACAGAATATAAA GAAGTCATGCATAAGTTACTTTTCATTCTGGAGATGCTAGATCCTTTTATCGATCCTCCTACAAGTGTGTTGAAAGACACAGTAATATTTGGTGGTATCACTGCTATATATTTGGAGAAGCAGTCAAGTGCATCCGATATTGCCTTAAATATTATCCGTACAGCAGTAAAGAGGGCTGATGTTCTCCCTTCTTTGGAACTTGAATGGCGACGAGGAGCAGTCGCCCCAAG TGTAATTCTCTCTATCTTGGATCCGCATATGCCACTTCCTCCAGACATAGACCTCTGCAGAAGTTCAGTGCATGAGATTAATAATGCATCTTTGGCTGTTTTGGATAATCCTGCACCACAGACGTGCAACCCTGAAAATATTGATGGTCGCGATGCCTCTGAAACAACTATTCGGGCTGAAAGTTTTGAACAGTACAATTTTTTGTTTGCTCCTGAAGAATTAAATCAATCTGAGTTGACAGGTCTTTGTACCTTGAAAGAAAAAGGCTGTGATGTAATAACTCAAACAAGTTTGGACCAGGACAACCCTGAAGGCAGAAGAACTAATGAGAAACTATCATCTGAACCTTTCCTGCTAGATAACATCGCTGCAGCTGATTATTTTGATGCACAGGCTGATTATCAACAGCTGGAGAACTACCAGGACTGTGAGTTACGAGCTCTAGAATTTCATCGCTTAGCGCTGAACCTATGCATGCAACAAGAGCCAACATTTGAAGGGCATAATGCTGGAATTGATGCTTTGCTGCTAGCTGCAGAATGTTACGTTAATCCATTTTTTCTCCTGGATTTCCAGCCTAATTTAGAGCGACTGGAGAAGATTGAACGTATCCATTCAGAGTTGATGCAAGGGAATGCCTCCATTGTGTCGAAAAATTTGCACTTGAAAGATTTAGATCGAAAAGCAATGTCTAATttggagaagaagcgggatagaTCTGTCATAGATTTACTCCTGCAAGCTGCAAGATTTGATTGTGAATACCAGGAAAAGATACCTGAGGGGGAACCTTATCCAAATAATGCTGAAGATGGCGAGCGATCTGTAGAAATCTCACAAGAAGCTCTTCAGTTTGCTGATGCGGTAACTTTGGTCAGAAAGAACCAGGCTATGCTCTGCCACTTTATTATGAAGCAATTCCAAAGGAAAGGACACTTGTGTAGTGAAATTCTTCTCCAGAGCTTGTTGTTCTTGTTGCACTCAGCAACCGAATTATTTTGTCCACCAGAGAATGTAATTGATATAATTTTGAAATCTGCTGAAAATCTCAACGAACAGCTTGCATGTCTTTACAGTTGTGTTAATGCAGGGAAAAAGAATCTGGATAGGGTAAAAGTACATGGTCTAAGAAGACGTTGGACCCTTCTCCAGAAGCTGGTTCTGGCTTCATCTGGCAGTGATAATACGAGAGAAATTGCCAGAACTAAAAGAGATGGTTTCCGTTTTAGAAGCTTAGTCCCTCCATCAACATGGATACAGAAGATATCCGATTTCTCCAGGTTTTCTAGCCCACTCCCTCGCTTTCTTGGATGGATGGCAGTGTCTCGTTATGCCAAGGAATATCTAAATGAGAGGCTGTTTCTTGCTTCTGATTTCTCACAGCTTACATCTTTGCTGTCAATTTACATGGATGAACTTTGTTTGATGGATGGAGTTTCAACTCAGAAGGTCAGGCCTGCAAAAGGTGAACAATCTAATTGTAAGCATTTGCTCCTTAagaaggaaactactctgtcaGATCAACGAAGCATGGCCAAACAGTTTAAAATTTTACTGCCAGAACTACATTTCTTCTTTCCAAGCATGAGTAGACTGTTTAATGCATTTGGAGAGAGCATCTTGGAAGCTGTTGGGCTACAGTTAAAATGTCTTCCCAACAATGCAGTACCAGATGTTCTTTGTTGGTTTTCTGAGTTGTGCTTGTGGCCTTATCTCGAACGCATTAAGGAGCATCTTGTAGCTGCAAACCGAATTAGTTACTTGAGAGGAAATATTGCTGCTAATGTGAAGGCAGTTGTTTTCTATCTACTTGAGAGTATTATTACTGAGCACATGGAGGCTATTATTCCTGAAATGCCCAGGATAGTGCACATTCTCGTGTCACTCTGTAGAGCTTCTTATACTGATGTGGCCTTCCTTAAGTCCGTGCTATGTCTAATGAAGCCACTCATCTCCTACTTCTTAAGGAAGGGAACTGATAATACAAAAGTATTGGGTCATGTAATGGAGGGCAGTAATTTTGAGCTGCTTTGTTTTGAAGAATTGTTTGAAATTGTTCGCTGTGGTAAAGATTTAGAGGATACATCTGTAGATAAGATTCAGGTACCCTTGCTTATCTTCATTCTGGGATCAATGTTTCCTGATTTCTCATTTGAGAGGAGGATTGAAATGTTAAGCTCCTTGTTAGTATGGGTGGATTGTATCAGTTCCGATCCACCATCATTGTTATGCAGTTATCTTCAAGGCTTCCAGACACTTCTTGATGGTTGTGAAACTGTGCTAGTTCAAAATATCGAACTACTTGGTGTCAGCATCCTTTCTGCGACAAGCCAATCTGTAGAATCTACTGATTCCTTGGGTGTTGACGGCATCATGCAACTAGAGAAGAACACACAAGATAGTGAAGAGCAAATACTAGTGAAATCCACAGCATATTATGAGAATGATGGAAGTCGTAAGGGTGTTTATTCTCTACATCCAAGTAGTATCATAGAATTTTGTGGTGCGATGGAGAAGTTTATTTCACACCTTACTCCATCTATTGAGGGTAGTTGGAAATGGCACCATCAGTTGGCCTCTGGGCTCTCTTTGTCGATTGCAAAGTGTTTATTGTTTGCAAATTTTTTGAAGTCCATTGCACAGGAAGAGACAGTGTCTAGTAGCAGTGAGCAAGATGTTGCTGTGAAAATTTCCAGTGAGCTTGCACAAAAGCATTGGCAAAGTGCTCTTGAAGGTCTTGGAAAAATTATTTTAGCAAATCAGGAAACACAGTGCTGGCAGGTGGCATCAGCTATGCTTGATTATATAATGAGCATGCCAAACGTCCTTGCTTGGGGTAATGTTCTTAGTGCTACATGCTCTGCAGTCAAGGGCTTCTGCTCTCATGCACCTAGGATATCTTGGAGGCTGCAGACAGATAAGTGGTTATCATTATTGGTTTCTGGTGGAATTGAGAGCTTCAATAACAGCGAGACATGTTTGATTGATCTTTTCTGTACAATGTTGAGTCATTCTGAACCAGAGCAGCGCTCTATTGCATTACAGCAGCTTGGGAGGATTATTAACTCAACAAGTTCCACTGAAGCTGATTTGAAATCTCCTACTTATGACCCAAATTTCCTCACATCTGTCTCAACAGTTACGTCCCTTCTGGTTACTCATACATGGGACAGAGTAGCAGCATTGGCTCTCCATGACTCTTCTATGCTATTAAGGAATCATGCAATGGCATTGCTTACTGAATATGTGCCTTATGTTGATAGGAAGCATCTGCAGTCCTTTCTCGCATCCAGTAACAGTATCCTGAATGGTTTGGGACAACTTTCTGGTGTAGTTGAAGAGGGCTATTTTACACGAATGTCTTTGCTGTTGCTTTCTAGGGCATGTCTTTATTCCACTCCTGGAGATATCGCTCTGCTACCTGAATGTGTTTGGCAGAAGTTGGAAAACATGCAAACATCATCTG GAGGTTTTGGTTATATGGAGAAAGATCTCTGCCGAGCTCTGTGCCAACTAAGAAGTGAATCAGATGCTAAAACC GTTGTGAAAGAAGTTCTCTCCGGATCTACCTGTCAGGCAGTCAGCCCTGATTTTAAGAGCATCCGTGATTCGATTCTTCAG GTGATGTCCTCTTTGAGTTCTATTGAGGCATACTTTGAGTTCTTCTCAGCCAAATCTGCTCAAGAAAATGAG GAACTTGAAGAAGCTGAGATTGAATTGGAGCTTATTGAAAAAGAGAAATCAGTTCATAACTTTGTTGTGCATCGCGGTGATACTGTGGTTCCTGATATGCCATCAT ACCACAAGGGTGGTAATGATGTTAATAAACGGCTCCAGCAAGTACGGGAAAATATACGATCCCT GGAAAAGTCCAGGCTTAAAGAGGAAATTACAGTACGCAGGCAAAAGAAGCTGCTTATAAGACATGCTCGTGAAAAGTACTTAGAAGAGACAAGCTCTAGGGAAATGGAGCTTATGCAAGAGCTCGATAGGTTTGgacctgtttttctttttctttggcatGTTGATACTATAGAGATGTTTGTCCCTATTTCTTTGTTGTATCTTTGTAGGGAGAGAGGCCTCGAGATGGAACGTGAAGTAGAAAGACAGCGACAATTGGATATTGAGCGTGCGAAGTCTAGGGAACTGCAGTTCAACCTTGacttggaaaaagaaaaacaaactcAG AGAGAGCTTCAACGTGAACTGGAGCAAGTCGAGTTGGGGCGTTCATCATCAAGGCGGGAGTTTTCAGCCAATCCAAACAG CCGGTCCAGGGAGCGGTACCGCGAAAGGGATGGCGGCAGAGCACAGCAGGAGGCAGGGAGCCTGAGGTCAAGCAGCCGAGGCCACGAGGGAGGCTCCGCTCAGGCGACTGCGCCGGCCGGAGGCCCCCCTGTCGTGCTCGCCGGAACGAGATCCTTCTCCGGAGGCAACCTTCCGACGATACTGCAGCCTCGCGAccgtgctgctgccgccgctgatgATGACAACGCTTGGACCGAGGGAAGCAGGGACTTCGGTGACGCCAGCAGCATCGGTGACCCCGAGTTCGATGGGCCGAGGCCGCAAGGGCCACgaggcggcagtggcggcggcaagTCGTCGTCGTCCAGGCAAGTTGTGGAGCGGAGGGAGCGTGATGGCACCAGTGCCGGCACAGGCAGAAGGGAAGGGAAATGGGAGAGGAAGCAACATTCCTGA